The genomic region GCGTTTGTGGCGGGCCGGCACGTGGTCATGGTGCCAGATCACGGCGCCGGCCGAGCGGCGATATGGGGCCGAAGCGTTCACAACGGCAGTGACCGGCCCAGAATGGCGAAGGCGCGTGGATCGCCCGCGAAATGGTAGCCGCGGATTACGTCGATGAACCCGAGCCTGCGGTAGAGCCGCCAGGCCCGGTTGGACTCGCCGTTGATCTCCGGTGTGGACAGCAGGACATGGGCTTCGGCGCGGTCGGCGAGCAGTCGGCGGGCCAGTGCCTCACCCAGGCCGCGGCCCTGCGCGCGAGGGTGGATGTGCAGTTCGGTCAACTCGAAGTAGCTGGTCATGAGCTCGGTGATGCGGGCCCGGTCGGCGCCGACGCGATGCAGGCCCGCGACGACCTGCTGTTGCCACCACTGGTCGGGGGCGCCGCAGTACCCGTACGCGACACCCAGCAGCGGGGCTCCGGCTGGGTCGCCGTCGGCCGCGTCGGTCAGCTCACCCGCCGCCTCCACCGCCGCCACGGCCTTCCAGCCCGGCCTGCGGGTGTGCTCGAGCCACATCGATGCCCGCTGATCCTCGGTGCCGCGCGGGTAGCGCATCGCGTCGACATATACGGCGAGCGCGTCCCCGAGCCGACGTTGCATGTCGGCGGGCGACAGCTCGATGAGAAGTGTCGCCAACTCCTGCTCCGCCTCTCCGCGTGTCGTGCGGTGTGTCGACCCTATTATCGGGCCGGTCAACCGGTCGCTTCCAGATGACGGGGCCCGTCATACAATCGAGCGTCGAACTAGGTGGTACGGCTCAGAATCAGCTCGTATCATGACGGTTAGGTGGCCGTGAACGCGGCCGCACGCGAGTTTGAATTTTGGCCGCGGCTGCCAGGGCCGGCGCGGCCACCGGGTTCCGAGGGAGGGACGAATGCCACTCTCCGATCATGAGCAGCGCATGCTCGACCAGATCGAGAGCGCGCTGTACGCCGAGGACCCGAAGTTCGCTTCGAGCGTCCGCGGCGGGAATCTGCGTGCTCCCTCGACGCGCCGTCGTCTGCAGGGCGCGGCCCTGTTCGTGGTCGGTTTGGCCCTCCTGATCTCCGGGGTCGCGTTCCCGGCGACGCAGATCAGCGGATTTCCCATTCTCTCCGTCCTCGGTTTCATCGTGATGTTCGGCGGCGTGGTCTTCGCCATCACGGGGCCGCGGGTGGCCGGCGGCCGCGACCGGTCGTCCGCCGCCGAGGCGGGCGCGCCCCGACAGAAGCGGGCCAAGGGATCGGGTGGTTCCTTCACCAGTCGCATGGAGGATCGCTTCCGCCGCCGCTTCGACCAGTAGCTTTCCGCTCCGACGCCGGGGTAGCCCTTCTCGGGCTACCCCGTTTTCGTGCATGTGGCCGCTGCCGGTCCCCACTTCGCCCCACGTGCTCGCTGTAGCCGTCTGGCCTGCGGCGTTGTGCCCCCGCAGGCTGCGTCGAGGACGGGTGTGCGCCGAGACGAGGCGGATTTGGGGTGATCAGTGGGGACTCGGAGACACATTTTGCTATCAAATGGCGGGCTGTGGGGGATTGTGGGGTAAAGTGGCGGACAACGGAGCGACCGGGGCTCCGGAGTGAAGCGGAGGTGGCGAGATGTTTCTCGGCACCTACACGCCGAAACTCGATGACAAAGGGCGGCTCACGTTGCCCGCCAAGTTCCGCGACGCGCTGGCAGGAGGGTTGATGGTCACCAAGAGCCAGGACCACAGCCTCGCCGTGTACCCGCGCGCCGAGTTCGAGAAACTGGCGCGCCGGGCCTCGCAGGCTTCGCGGAGCAATCCGGACGCCCGCGCATTCCTGCGCAACCTGGCCGCCGCCACCGACGAGCAGCATCCCGACGGACAAGGCCGTATCACCCTGTCGGCCGACCACCGCCGCTACGCCAACCTGTCCAAGGACTGCGTGGTGATCGGCTCGGTCGACTACCTGGAGATCTGGGATTCGGCCGCCTGGCAGGAGTATCAGCAGACCCACGAAGAGAACTTCTCCGCGGCCACCGATGAAGCTCTGCACGACATCATCTGAATCGGCGGTGGACCGACGCAGACACCGACACCCGGCCCGTGCATCGCGGCCTCTGCCCGAACCGGCCCTGGCGTACTTCCCCAACGCCAGGTACGTGCTCTCGGACAGGGACCTCGGTGCAGGGGCGCGCTTCGGAGGCCTCGACGAAGGAGCGGTGATGGCCTCAGAACACGGACACGTTCCGGTCCTGCTCGACCGCTGCGTCGAACTCCTGCGGCCCGCGCTAACCCGGGTCTCGCCGAGTGGCGAGAGTGCCGTGCTGGTGGATGCGACGCTGGGCGCCGGTGGACACGCCGAGCGCTTCCTCACCGAACTGCCCGGTCTGCGTCTGATCGGCCTCGACCGCGACCCGGATGCACTGTGGATCGCAGGCGAGCGGTTGGCCCGGTTCGGCGATCGGGCGGTGCTGGTGCGGACCCGCTATGACGGCATCGGCACGGCGGTGCGCCAAACTATCGGTGCGCCAGGGCAAGTCGACGGTGTGCTGTTCGACCTCGGGGTGTCGTCCATGCAGCTGGACCGAGCCGAACGGGGCTTCTCGTACTCGTCGGACGCGCCGCTGGACATGCGGATGGACCCCGACGCCGGGTTGACCGCGGCCGAGGTCGTCAACACCTACGACGAGAAGAGCCTGAGCCGGGTGCTGCGTGAATTCGGCGAGGAGCGCTTCGCCGGGCGGATCGCGTCGGCCATCATCCGCCGTCGTGCCCGCCAGCCCTTCGCCACCACGGGTGACCTCGTCGAACTGCTCTACCAGGCCATCCCCGCTCCCGCCCGCCGCACCGGCGGGCACCCGGCCAAGCGCACGTTTCAGGCGCTGCGCATCGCCGTGAACGGGGAACTGGACTCGTTGCGCGCCGCGCTGCCCGCCGCTCTCGACGCGCTGACCCCCGGTGGCCGCATCGCGGTGATGGCCTACCAGTCGCTGGAGGACCGGATCGTCAAGGCCGCGTTCGCCGAAGCGACGGCGTCGCGCACACCGCATGGACTGCCCGTCGAACTGCCCGGCCACGAAGCGCCTTTCGTCGTCCTGACCCGCGGCGCCGAGCGCGCCACGACCCAAGAGATCGAACGAAATCCGCGTAGCGCGCCCGTGCGGCTACGAGCAATCGAGAAGCGGGGGTAGAGATCAATGGGTAAGCAGGGTAAGCAAGGCAAGCGCAGCGCATCGGCGCGCGGCGACGACGAGCGCCGCCGGTCCACGCGCACCGCCGCCCGCCGCTCGGGCGACGGGCAGACACGACGCAAGCCCGTCCGTGAGCCGCGGCCGAATCGGTCGGCGCCGCAGACCAACCCGATTCCGCGGCCGGTCGA from Mycobacterium sp. IDR2000157661 harbors:
- the mraZ gene encoding division/cell wall cluster transcriptional repressor MraZ, which produces MFLGTYTPKLDDKGRLTLPAKFRDALAGGLMVTKSQDHSLAVYPRAEFEKLARRASQASRSNPDARAFLRNLAAATDEQHPDGQGRITLSADHRRYANLSKDCVVIGSVDYLEIWDSAAWQEYQQTHEENFSAATDEALHDII
- a CDS encoding GNAT family N-acetyltransferase; the encoded protein is MATLLIELSPADMQRRLGDALAVYVDAMRYPRGTEDQRASMWLEHTRRPGWKAVAAVEAAGELTDAADGDPAGAPLLGVAYGYCGAPDQWWQQQVVAGLHRVGADRARITELMTSYFELTELHIHPRAQGRGLGEALARRLLADRAEAHVLLSTPEINGESNRAWRLYRRLGFIDVIRGYHFAGDPRAFAILGRSLPL
- the rsmH gene encoding 16S rRNA (cytosine(1402)-N(4))-methyltransferase RsmH, which codes for MKLCTTSSESAVDRRRHRHPARASRPLPEPALAYFPNARYVLSDRDLGAGARFGGLDEGAVMASEHGHVPVLLDRCVELLRPALTRVSPSGESAVLVDATLGAGGHAERFLTELPGLRLIGLDRDPDALWIAGERLARFGDRAVLVRTRYDGIGTAVRQTIGAPGQVDGVLFDLGVSSMQLDRAERGFSYSSDAPLDMRMDPDAGLTAAEVVNTYDEKSLSRVLREFGEERFAGRIASAIIRRRARQPFATTGDLVELLYQAIPAPARRTGGHPAKRTFQALRIAVNGELDSLRAALPAALDALTPGGRIAVMAYQSLEDRIVKAAFAEATASRTPHGLPVELPGHEAPFVVLTRGAERATTQEIERNPRSAPVRLRAIEKRG
- a CDS encoding DUF3040 domain-containing protein, producing MPLSDHEQRMLDQIESALYAEDPKFASSVRGGNLRAPSTRRRLQGAALFVVGLALLISGVAFPATQISGFPILSVLGFIVMFGGVVFAITGPRVAGGRDRSSAAEAGAPRQKRAKGSGGSFTSRMEDRFRRRFDQ